From a region of the Corallococcus coralloides DSM 2259 genome:
- a CDS encoding 50S ribosomal protein L25/general stress protein Ctc, whose translation MATDKSTLEAQAREGSGKGIARRLRAAGQVPAVVYGKHLKAPLHISVDPKAIRTAINTPHKLNTLIQLKLAGNDQQVLLKDYQMDPLTRDILHADFIAVTEKEQVKVNLPVVLTGKAAGVADGGLLTQVRRNLEVWALPGNIPLQIEVDVTNLKIAEALHVNDVKLPEGVSVKTHVNYTIAVLSAPEAAEAAPAAAAAAAAPAAGKAADAKAGDAKAPAAAAAKAPAKK comes from the coding sequence ATGGCCACCGACAAGAGCACCCTCGAAGCGCAGGCCCGTGAAGGTTCCGGCAAGGGCATTGCCCGCCGCCTGCGCGCCGCCGGCCAGGTTCCCGCCGTCGTCTACGGCAAGCACCTGAAGGCGCCGCTGCACATCTCCGTGGACCCGAAGGCCATCCGCACGGCCATCAACACCCCGCACAAGCTGAACACGCTCATCCAGCTGAAGCTGGCGGGCAATGATCAGCAGGTCCTCCTGAAGGACTACCAGATGGATCCGCTGACCCGCGACATCCTGCACGCGGACTTCATCGCCGTGACGGAGAAGGAGCAGGTCAAGGTGAACCTCCCCGTCGTGCTGACCGGCAAGGCCGCGGGCGTGGCGGACGGCGGTCTGCTCACCCAGGTTCGCCGCAACCTGGAGGTCTGGGCGCTCCCCGGCAACATCCCGCTCCAGATTGAAGTGGACGTCACCAACCTGAAGATCGCGGAAGCCCTCCACGTGAACGACGTGAAGCTCCCCGAGGGCGTGTCCGTGAAGACGCACGTCAACTACACCATCGCGGTCCTCTCCGCGCCGGAAGCGGCGGAGGCGGCTCCGGCGGCGGCCGCGGCGGCTGCGGCCCCGGCGGCGGGCAAGGCGGCGGACGCGAAGGCGGGCGACGCGAAGGCCCCCGCGGCGGCCGCGGCCAAGGCCCCGGCGAAGAAGTAG